GCGGCCCGGCCGGTGACCTGTTCGTGCACGTCAAAGTCCGGCCGGACGAGCTGTTCGGGCGTACCGGCGACGACCTGACGCTGACCGTGCCGGTCACCTTCGCGGAGGCCGTGCTCGGCACGGACCTCCGGGTGCCCACGCTCGACGGCGCGGTGACCCTGCGGGTCCCGCCGGGTACGCCGAGCGGTCGGGTGCTGCGGGCTCGGGGCAAGGGCGTGGTCCGCCGCGACGGGCAGGCCGGCGACCTGCTGGTCACGCTGGACGTGGTGGTGCCGGCCCGGTTGTCGGACGAGGCGCGCACGGCGCTGGAGGCGTTCGCCGAGCAGAGCCCGCCAGCGGCACGGGAACATCTCGACGCACGGGTGCGTCGGATCAGTTAGTCCGGTGGGATGGACGCGGAGGTGAGCGGGATGTCGGGCGAGTTCCTCGGTTCGGGTGACCCTGCCTACGAGGCCAAGGTGCTGATGATCTCGGTCGCGGCACGGATGGCGGGGATGCACCCACAGACCCTTCGCCAGTACGACCGGCTGGGGCTCGTGCAGCCCGGCCGGGCGGCCGGCGGCGGGCGTCGGTACAGCGTGCGCGACGTGGTGCTGCTGCGCGAGGTGCAGCGGCTCAGCCAGGACGACGGGATCAACCTGGCCGGCGTCAAGCGGATCATCGGGCTGGAGCAGTTGCTGGAGCAGGCGCAGCAGCGGGTGGCCCGGCTGGAGGCGGAGTTGGACGCCGCGTACCGCCGGGTGGCCGAGCTGGAGTCGCTCGCCCGCTTCCCGGGCCGGGATCTGGTGCCGACCAACCGCACCTCCACCGCGCTGGTGGTCTGGCGTCCCCGCCGCCTGCCCGATCGCTGACCCGCTCTTCCGGTCCCTTCTCCTCGGCCCGGCCCGCTCCGGTTTTCCGGCGCGGGCCGGGCCGTTCCGGTTAGCCTGTCGACACGGGTTCTATCGGCTTAATTCGGACCTACCGGCATAGCAGGGGGAGCGATGGCGGAGCCGGCGAAGGAGATGGCCCAGCAGACGGAGGACCGGCTCGAAGACCTGGCCGACACCATCCGCGAGAAGTTCGACAAGGTGACCGAGGGAAGCTTCCGGGACCAGATCACCGAAGGGCGGTTCGCCGACCAGGTCGACCACGGCGTCGACCAGGGCCGGGCCGAGACCCAGCGGAAGCAGGACTGACCGGTAACCGACGTGCGGGCCGGGACCCACGGGGGGTCCCGGCCCGTTCGCCGTCCTGAAGTGCGGGCCGGGACGCAGTGACGCCTGCGGTGGGGGTCCCGGCCCGTTCGCCGTCCTGAAGTGCGGGCCGGGACGCAGTGACGCCTGCGGTGGGGGTCCCGGCCCGTTCGCCGTCCTGAATGCGGGCCGGGACGCGGCCTCAGCCGAGGCGGCGGTTTTCGCGGACCAGGCCGCCCTCGCACCAGTCCCGGTAGGCGAAGAGGTCCGGTCGGGCCAGCAACACCCGGCCGTTGTGCGCCCAGATCTTCATCAGCTCGTCGCCGTCGCGCTCCGCCTGCTCGACCAGCTTGCGGAAGCGGCGCTTCGGGTGCGCGCGGAAGTTCGTCCGGATGCCGTCGGCCGCGTAGATGTAGAGGCAGTGCAGCGCGAAGCGGCGGGCCGGACAGGTCGAGTCCATCGCAAGCTCGAAGAGCGTCAACACCAGCCGGTCACCGGAGACCAGGAGGTCCCAGTCGGGTGGCATGGAAGCCAACGGCACCGAATCGGGCTGGTACGCCCAAGCTCGTAACTCCGCCGGAGTCGGATCGACGGGGTTAGCGAAGCCGTGGAACGTCGACTCCTGCACGCTCACCGGCCAACCTTCCGCTCTCGCCCGCGTCGGCACTGGCCGTCCGCGAACCCTGGCTGCTGGGGCGAAACGGTAACCCGCCGTCGGGTGCTGCGGTAGCCCTCGTTGGGAGCAATTCAGCAACCGTTGGCCTGGCCGGGCGAACTGGATGGTCGAGCGGACACGAGCACCGCCGCCGCCGTTCAGAATGCGGGAAACGGCGGCGGCGACGCGTCAGTCGTGAATCGGAACCGGCTCCCGCCGCTGGGCCGCCGCGCGGGTGCGCAGCCACCGCTTGAACCACGGGAAGTCGGGCAGCCGGGCCAGCATCGGCCCGGTCACGACGGTGATCAGTACGTACGCCGTCGCCAGCGCGGCCAACCGTGGCTCGACGCTGCCGGAGGCCACCGCGAGCCCGGCGATGACGATGGAGAACTCACCGCGGGGTACGAGTGCCAGGCCGGCACGCCAACGACCGGGTTCGGCGATGCCGACGCGACGGGCCGCGAGGTAGCCGGTGAGCGTCTTCGTCGCCATGGTGACCACGGCCAGCGCGAGTGCCGGCAGCAGCACCGGCGGGATGTCCCGTGGATCGGTGACCAGCCCGAAGAAGACGAAGAACACCGCGGCGAACAGGTCCCGCAGCGGGGAGAGCAATTGGGTCGCGTGGTGCGCCACCGGGCCGGAGAGCGCGATGCCGACCAGGAACGCGCCGACCGCCGCCGAGACCTGGAGCTTCGCCGCGAGGCCGGCGATCAGCAGGGTCAGACCGAGTACGCCGAGCAGCAGCGCCTCCGGGTCCTTCGCCGACAGGGCGGACGAGATCAGATGGCCGTACCGAATGGCGACCACCAGCACGAGCAGCACCGTGCCCACCGCGACGGCGAGCGCGATGCCGCCGCCGCGCAGGCCGGTGCCGGCCAGCACGGCGGTCACCAGCGGCAGGTAGAGGGCCATCGCCAGGTCCTCGATCACCAGGACCGAGAGGATCACCGGCGTCTCCCGGTTACCGAGCCGGCCCAGGTCGGCGAGGACCTTGGCGATCACCCCGGAGGAGGAGACCCAGGTGATGCCGCCGAGCACCAGGGCGGCCACCCAGTCCCAGCCGAGCAGCAGGGCGAACGCCGCGCCGGGCAGCGCGTTGAACACGCCATCGATCAACCCGGCCGGGGCCGCCGAACGGAGGTTGCCGACCAGTTCGTTGGCTGAGTACTCCAGGCCGAGCATCACCAGCAGCAGGATCACGCCGATCTCGGCGCCGACCGCGAAGAACTCCTCGCTGGCGTTGAGCGGGAGCAGCCCGCCGTGCCCGAACGCCAGCCCGGCGAGCAGGTAGAGGGGAATGGGTGAGAGGCCAACCCGGCGGCTGAGCCGGCCGAGGACCCCAAGCAGCAGCAGCAGCGCGCCGACTTCGACGAGCAGAGTTGTGGATTCGTGCATCCGCCTCAGCCGTCCGGGTCACTGTCGGCGAGGATGGCGGACACGCCGTCGAGACCCTTGCGGGTCCCGACAACGACCACCACGTCGCCGGCTGCGAAGCGGAAGGTGGGAAGCGGCGAGACGATAACCTCGCCGTCGCGCAGCACCGCCACGATGGAGGCGCTGGTGCGGGTACGCGCCTTGGTGTCACCGAGCTGCCGGTTGACGTACCGCGACCCGGCCGGGATGGCGAACTGCTCGGTGAGCAGACCGGCGGCCTGTTCGCGCAGCCCGGAGAGCTGGCCGAGCATCAGCGACGCGCCGAGGATGTCGGCCAGCGCCTCCGCCTCGTCGTCGGTCAGCGGGATGTCCGCCTGGCAGGAGTCGGGATCGTCGGGGTCATAGAGGACAAGATCACGACGGCCATTGCGGTGGGAGACGACGCCCAAACGGCGTCCGGACTCCGTCACCAGATCGTGGCGTACCCCGATGCCTGGTAAGGCGGTCTGCTCGACACGTACTCGCACCCGCCAAGGCTACCGCTTCGTGAACCGGGCTTAGATCTTGGTCGAACTCGGCCCGTCCAAGGGCCGTTTCCTTCCAGGATCTAGGGCTTGTCGCTGACGTACGTGCCCTTGCCCTGGTGGCCCTCGATCAGGCCCTCGGCTTGCAGGATCAGCAGAGCGGAACGGACCGGCTCGGCGGACACGCCGTAGTGCGCGATCATCTCGCGCAGCGAGGGCAGCTTGTCGCCGGGCGCGTATTCGCCCGAACTGATCTTGTCGCGAATGTCCTGTGCGATGCGTTGGCGGTCCGAGACTCGGGGCATGGGGCAACTCCTGGTAGGCCCCAAGATCCTCCCATGCGTGTGGCCGGTCGGCCAACACTTCGCGTGCTAAGCATGGTCACTGGTTGTCTTGCAATGCTTTGCATTGTATGTTGGCCGTGCGGGCGCTTGGGAGTGGAAAGCCTGGTAGGCAACCGGCCCTCGGCCTGGTCGTCCGCATTGGCTGGCACGGTCGCCCGCTCGGCCGTGCCAGCAGCCATCCACCAGAGAGGGTGATGCCATGACGTGTGAACCGACGGCCGTGCGACTCCAATGAGCGGGCGTTTTGTCATCCATCTGCCGGTGGCCGCGCCCGACCTGGCTCGCGCCAAGATGCTGGGTCGGACCGCCGGCCGGTCGCTGGCCTTCCTGGCCCGGATCGACCTCGGTGGGATCACCGTCTCGACCGAGGACGACCAGGGGGTACGACACTGGGTCTTCTGCGATCGGCGGCTGGACGGTGGTCGCCGTTGCGTGCTGCGAGCCGACCACGAGACTCCCTGCACCGCCCGCCTGCCCCGTCGAACCGGCCGGTGATGTCGTAACCGTTTCAGCTCGACAGGCGCCGGACGCGCCGGTGCCCGCCCCGACGGAGCGGAGCGGGCACCCGGGCGCGACTGGTCAGCGAAGGCTGGCGAAGAACTCGCGGATGTCGGCGACCAGCACATCGGTGGCCTGGTGGGCGGCGTAGTGGCCGCCGACGTCTCCGCGGCCGTCGACGTCCGTCTCGTACGCCGTCCACCGGACGATGTTCGCGTGGTCCCGGTCGGCGAAGCGACGGATGGACTGGAAGTCGCCGGGGAACATGGCCAGCGCGGTCGGCACGGTGGTCGGGTCGGTCGGCGGCTGGCCGGCGTGCGCGTCCTCCCAGTAGAACCGGACCGCCGAGGCGGCCGTGCCGGTGAACCAGTAGACCGCCACGTTGGCCAGGATGAAGTCGGCCTCCAGGCTCTCGTCGAAGAGTTGGGCGTTCCAGGCCAGCAGCCCGACCGGCGAGTCGGCCAACCCGAACGCCAGGGTCTGCGGCTGCTGGCTGTGCACCTGGTTGAAGGAGAACTTGTTCTCGTAGAACCACTGGAGGTGCTCAAGCGCCGCCTGGTCGGCCTCGGAGAGCCCGGCGAACTCGGCCGGGTCGCCCGAGGGGAACGAGAAGAGCTGGGTGACGTGCACGCCGAGCACGTGCTCCGAATCGGTTCGGCCCAACTCGGGCGCGATCATCGAGCCGGCGTCGTTGCCGATGGCGCCGTAGCGGTCGTACCCCAGTCGGTTCATCAGCTCGGCCCAGGCGCGGGCGGTGCGGTACCGGTTCCAGCCGGCGCTGCGGGTCGGGCCGGAGAATCCGAAGCCGGGCAGCGACGGGATGACCAGGTGGAAGGCCGGCGCGTCCGGTGCGGTCGGCTCGGTGAGTGGGGCGATCACGTCCAGGTACTCCAGCACCGAGCCGGGCCAGCCGTGGGTGAGCACCAGCGGGGTGGCGTCCGGGCGGGACGACCGGACGTGCAGGAAGTGGATCTGCTCGCCGTCGATCTCGGTGACGAACTGCGGGTGGGCGTTCAGTTGGGCCTCGACGGCCCGCCAGTCGAACCCGTCCCGCCACCGGTCGGCGAGGGCGCGGACCCGGTCGTTGCTCATCCCGTACGCGTCGCCCGCGCCGGGGAGGTCGGCGGGCCAGATCGTGCGGCCCAGTCGGTCAGCCAGGTCGTCGAGGGCGGCCTGCGGGATCTCGACGCGGAACGGGCGGATCGCGGTGCCGGTCATCTCGGAACTCCTTCGGAACGGAATGTTTCGTTCTGCAATCAGAGTAGCAGACCGGAACGATCCGTTCCACTGTTAGTCTGGAGTCATGCCGACTCCCCCCGGAAAGAACGACGTGCCGCTGCCCGGCCGCCGTGCCCAGGCCGCCCGCAACGACGAGGTGATCCTCGAAGCCGCCCGCGCGGTCTTCCTCGAGGACCCGAAGGCCCCGATCGCCGCCGTCGCCGAACGCGCCGGCGTCGGCATCAGCGCCCTCTACCGGCGGTACGCGGGCAAGGAGGACCTGCTGCGTCAGCTCTGCCACGACGGGCTGCGCCGGTACATCGCGGTGGCCGAGGCGGCCCTCGCCGAGCCGGACGACTGGGCCGCGTTCGCCGGCTTCATGGCCCGGGTGGTCGACGCCGATGTGCACTCGCTCACCGTCCACCTGGCCGGCACCTTCACTCCGACCGAGGAGATGGGTCGGGCCGCGACGCGCGCCAACGAGCTGGCCACGGTGCTGTTCGAGCGGGCTCACGCCAGCGGGCGGCTGCGTCCGGACGTGGTCGTACAGGACCTGGGGCTGGTGCTGGAGGCGTGCGCCGCGGTGCGCGTACCCGATCCGGAGCGGACCGGGCAGTTACGCCAACGCCAGCTCGCGGTGCTGCTGGCCGGCCTGTCGACGACGCCGGACACGGATCCGCTGCCCGGCCCGCCCCCGGCGGCCGGGGAGTTCGACTGGCGGTGGCGCCGCCCGGAGTGATGGGCGTCACAGCGCTAAGGTTGAGCGGAATACGCTCAACTCTGGTTGTGTCCAACCCAGTGGACAACGCCGATCCGGGGGAGCCCATGAACACCGAACGCCTCACCACCAAGAGCCGCGAGACCATCACGGGTGCCGTCGCACTGGCCAACCAGCGCGGCCACGCCACCGTGGAGCCGTGGCACCTACTGCTGTCCCTGCTGGACACCGACGGCTCGACCGCCGCCGGCCTGCTGCGCGCCGTCGGGGCCGACCCCGCCGAGCTGCGCCGGGCCGCCCAGCGTGCGGTCGACGGCCTGCCCGCCGCGCGGGGCTCCAGCATCGCCGAGCCGACCCTGGCCCGAGAGTTCGTCAACGCCATCGGGGCCGCCGAGCAGATCGCCCGGCCGCTGGGCGACGAGTACACCTCCACCGAGCACCTGCTGGCCGGCCTGGCCCGGGTGGGCGGTGCGGTGTCCGGAGCGCTGAAGTCAGCCGGCGCCACCGAGGAGGCCCTGGTCGCCGCGTTCCCGACCGTCCGGGGTGGGGACCGGCGGGTCACCACCGCCGACCCGGAGCAGACCTACCAGGCATTGACCAAGTACGGCGTCGACCTCACCGCCAGCGCCCGGGACGGCAAGATCGACCCGGTGATCGGCCGGGACTCGGAGATCCGCCGCGTCATCCAGGTGCTCTCCCGGCGTACCAAGAACAACCCGGTGCTGATCGGCGAGCCCGGCGTCGGCAAGACCGCGATCGTCGAGGGCCTGGCCCAGCGGATCGTGGCCGGTGACGTGCCCGAGTCGCTACGCGACAAGAAGCTGATCTCGTTGGACCTCGGCGCGATGGTCGCCGGCGCGCAGTACCGCGGTCAGTTCGAGGAGCGGCTGAAGTCCGTGCTGGAGGAGATCAAGAACTCCAACGGGCAGGTCATCACGTTCCTCGACGAGCTGCACACCGTGGTCGGTGCCGGCAAGGGCGAGGGCTCGATGGACGCCGGCAACATGCTCAAGCCGATGCTCGCCCGCGGTGAGCTGCGCATGGTTGGTGCCACCACGCTGGACGAGTACCGCGAGCACATCGAGAAGGACCCGGCGCTGGAGCGTCGCTTCCAGCCGGTGCTGGTCGGCGAGCCGACCATCGAGGACACCATCGGCATCCTGCGCGGGCTCAAGGAGCGCTACGAGGTGCACCACGGCGTCCGGATCACCGACGCCGCACTGGTCGCCGCCGCGTCGCTGTCGAACCGCTACATCACCGACCGGTTCCTGCCGGACAAGGCGATCGACCTGGTCGACGAGTCCGCGTCCCGGCTCCGGATGGAGATCGACTCCCGGCCGGTCGAGGTGGACGAGATCGAGCGGGCGGTCCGCCGGCTGGAGATCGAGGAGATGGCGCTGGCCAAGGAGCCGGACGCCGCCTCCGCCGAGCGGTTGGTGCGGCTGCGCCAGGAACTGGCCGACAAGCGCGAGCAGCTCACCGTACTCTCCGAGCGCTGGCAGACGGAGAAGAGCCACATCACCAAGCTCTCCACCGCCAAGGAGGAGCTGGAGCGCCTGGGTGGCGAGGCCGAGCGGGCCGAGCGCGACGGGGAGTTGGAGCGTGCCGCCGAGCTGCGCTACGGCCGGATCCCCGCGCTCAAGGTCGAGCTGAAGCAGGCCGAGGAGGAGCTGGCCCAGCTCCAGGCCGACGGCGCGATGCTCAAGGAGGAGGTCGGCGCGGACGACATCGCCGCGGTGGTCGCCTCCTGGACCGGCATTCCGGCCGGCCGGCTGCTGGAGGGCGAGACGGCGAAGCTGCTCCGGATGGAGGAGTCGTTGGGCGGCCGGGTGGTCGGCCAGGTCGAGGCGGTGGGTGCGGTCTCCGACGCGGTGCGCCGGGCCCGGGCCGGTGTCGCCGACCCGGACCGTCCGACCGGCAGCTTCCTCTTCCTCGGCCCGACCGGGGTCGGCAAGACGGAGCTGGCCAAGGCGCTCGCCGAGTTCCTCTTCGACGACGAGCGGGCGATGGTCCGCATCGACATGAGCGAGTACGGCGAGAAGCACTCCGTGGCCCGCCTCGTCGGTGCCCCGCCCGGCTACATCGGCTACGAGGAGGGTGGCCAGCTCACCGAGGCGGTGCGCCGCCGGCCGTACTCGGTGGTGCTGCTGGACGAGGTGGAGAAGGCCCACCCGGACGTCTTCGACGTGCTGCTCCAGGTGCTCGACGACGGTCGGCTCACCGACGGTCAGGGCCGCACGGTGGACTTCCGCAACGCGATCCTGATCCTCACCTCCAACCTCGGGTCGTCGGTGATCGGCGATCTGACGCTGGGCGAGGAGCAGCGTCGGGAGGGGGTCCTCGCGGTGGTCCGCTCGCACTTCAAGCCGGAGTTCCTCAACCGGCTGGACGACATCGTGGTGTTCGCCGCGCTGCGCGGGGACGATCTGCGCTCCATCGTGGACATCCAGCTGGACCGGATGCGGCGGCGACTGGCCGACCGCCGATTGGCACTGGACATCACCGAGTCCGCGCGTCAGTGGCTCGCCGAGCACGGCTACGACCCGATCTACGGCGCCCGCCCGCTACGCCGCCTGGTCCAAACGGCGATCGGCGACCAACTGGCCAAGGCCCTCCTGTCGGGC
The nucleotide sequence above comes from Micromonospora sp. NBC_00389. Encoded proteins:
- a CDS encoding heat shock protein transcriptional repressor HspR translates to MSGEFLGSGDPAYEAKVLMISVAARMAGMHPQTLRQYDRLGLVQPGRAAGGGRRYSVRDVVLLREVQRLSQDDGINLAGVKRIIGLEQLLEQAQQRVARLEAELDAAYRRVAELESLARFPGRDLVPTNRTSTALVVWRPRRLPDR
- a CDS encoding cation:proton antiporter, with the translated sequence MHESTTLLVEVGALLLLLGVLGRLSRRVGLSPIPLYLLAGLAFGHGGLLPLNASEEFFAVGAEIGVILLLVMLGLEYSANELVGNLRSAAPAGLIDGVFNALPGAAFALLLGWDWVAALVLGGITWVSSSGVIAKVLADLGRLGNRETPVILSVLVIEDLAMALYLPLVTAVLAGTGLRGGGIALAVAVGTVLLVLVVAIRYGHLISSALSAKDPEALLLGVLGLTLLIAGLAAKLQVSAAVGAFLVGIALSGPVAHHATQLLSPLRDLFAAVFFVFFGLVTDPRDIPPVLLPALALAVVTMATKTLTGYLAARRVGIAEPGRWRAGLALVPRGEFSIVIAGLAVASGSVEPRLAALATAYVLITVVTGPMLARLPDFPWFKRWLRTRAAAQRREPVPIHD
- a CDS encoding cation:proton antiporter regulatory subunit, producing MRVRVEQTALPGIGVRHDLVTESGRRLGVVSHRNGRRDLVLYDPDDPDSCQADIPLTDDEAEALADILGASLMLGQLSGLREQAAGLLTEQFAIPAGSRYVNRQLGDTKARTRTSASIVAVLRDGEVIVSPLPTFRFAAGDVVVVVGTRKGLDGVSAILADSDPDG
- a CDS encoding winged helix-turn-helix domain-containing protein; translated protein: MPRVSDRQRIAQDIRDKISSGEYAPGDKLPSLREMIAHYGVSAEPVRSALLILQAEGLIEGHQGKGTYVSDKP
- a CDS encoding epoxide hydrolase family protein — its product is MTGTAIRPFRVEIPQAALDDLADRLGRTIWPADLPGAGDAYGMSNDRVRALADRWRDGFDWRAVEAQLNAHPQFVTEIDGEQIHFLHVRSSRPDATPLVLTHGWPGSVLEYLDVIAPLTEPTAPDAPAFHLVIPSLPGFGFSGPTRSAGWNRYRTARAWAELMNRLGYDRYGAIGNDAGSMIAPELGRTDSEHVLGVHVTQLFSFPSGDPAEFAGLSEADQAALEHLQWFYENKFSFNQVHSQQPQTLAFGLADSPVGLLAWNAQLFDESLEADFILANVAVYWFTGTAASAVRFYWEDAHAGQPPTDPTTVPTALAMFPGDFQSIRRFADRDHANIVRWTAYETDVDGRGDVGGHYAAHQATDVLVADIREFFASLR
- a CDS encoding TetR/AcrR family transcriptional regulator, which produces MPTPPGKNDVPLPGRRAQAARNDEVILEAARAVFLEDPKAPIAAVAERAGVGISALYRRYAGKEDLLRQLCHDGLRRYIAVAEAALAEPDDWAAFAGFMARVVDADVHSLTVHLAGTFTPTEEMGRAATRANELATVLFERAHASGRLRPDVVVQDLGLVLEACAAVRVPDPERTGQLRQRQLAVLLAGLSTTPDTDPLPGPPPAAGEFDWRWRRPE
- the clpB gene encoding ATP-dependent chaperone ClpB, whose amino-acid sequence is MNTERLTTKSRETITGAVALANQRGHATVEPWHLLLSLLDTDGSTAAGLLRAVGADPAELRRAAQRAVDGLPAARGSSIAEPTLAREFVNAIGAAEQIARPLGDEYTSTEHLLAGLARVGGAVSGALKSAGATEEALVAAFPTVRGGDRRVTTADPEQTYQALTKYGVDLTASARDGKIDPVIGRDSEIRRVIQVLSRRTKNNPVLIGEPGVGKTAIVEGLAQRIVAGDVPESLRDKKLISLDLGAMVAGAQYRGQFEERLKSVLEEIKNSNGQVITFLDELHTVVGAGKGEGSMDAGNMLKPMLARGELRMVGATTLDEYREHIEKDPALERRFQPVLVGEPTIEDTIGILRGLKERYEVHHGVRITDAALVAAASLSNRYITDRFLPDKAIDLVDESASRLRMEIDSRPVEVDEIERAVRRLEIEEMALAKEPDAASAERLVRLRQELADKREQLTVLSERWQTEKSHITKLSTAKEELERLGGEAERAERDGELERAAELRYGRIPALKVELKQAEEELAQLQADGAMLKEEVGADDIAAVVASWTGIPAGRLLEGETAKLLRMEESLGGRVVGQVEAVGAVSDAVRRARAGVADPDRPTGSFLFLGPTGVGKTELAKALAEFLFDDERAMVRIDMSEYGEKHSVARLVGAPPGYIGYEEGGQLTEAVRRRPYSVVLLDEVEKAHPDVFDVLLQVLDDGRLTDGQGRTVDFRNAILILTSNLGSSVIGDLTLGEEQRREGVLAVVRSHFKPEFLNRLDDIVVFAALRGDDLRSIVDIQLDRMRRRLADRRLALDITESARQWLAEHGYDPIYGARPLRRLVQTAIGDQLAKALLSGTIRDGDTVKVDLTTPTNTLTVTPA